Proteins from one Thaumasiovibrio subtropicus genomic window:
- a CDS encoding LysR family transcriptional regulator → MDWITCTKTFVTVVEQGTLAKAASQLNTTSSALSKRLSWLEQQLDVQLLKRTTRSLTLTDAGELFFHKSQGLLHDWQQLVDETTSTYGEVSGVFRIGAPLTIGSRFLVNYLAEFMARYPKLKVELHTISPGDLPDLNLDIFISRELQDFNSSSYIAKKLYDFQPGFFASPLYLENHDPILKPDDLLEHNCLLFGGPDFEQPHEFEDGTRLKLKGNFSSRNPEALIGAAVAGMGILLSGANNVRRELEKGLLVPVIPTLKKPMQTAYAYYPKLDYNHTKTHLFLAFIQEKSQFT, encoded by the coding sequence ATGGATTGGATCACTTGTACAAAAACCTTTGTTACCGTTGTTGAACAAGGCACGCTTGCTAAAGCCGCGTCCCAGTTGAATACGACCAGTTCAGCACTCTCAAAGCGCCTTTCTTGGCTTGAGCAGCAACTTGATGTACAACTCCTAAAACGCACCACCCGCAGCCTGACACTCACTGACGCTGGCGAGCTTTTTTTTCATAAAAGCCAAGGATTGTTGCACGATTGGCAGCAGTTGGTAGATGAAACCACATCGACCTATGGTGAAGTGAGCGGCGTATTTCGTATCGGGGCCCCATTAACGATAGGGAGTCGCTTCTTAGTGAACTACCTTGCCGAGTTTATGGCGCGCTACCCTAAGCTCAAAGTCGAACTCCATACGATTTCGCCCGGAGACCTACCTGATCTCAATTTGGATATCTTCATAAGCCGTGAGCTACAAGATTTCAACTCGTCCAGCTACATCGCCAAAAAGCTCTATGACTTTCAACCGGGCTTTTTTGCCTCCCCTCTGTATTTGGAAAATCACGACCCCATTTTGAAACCCGATGACTTACTTGAACACAACTGTTTATTGTTTGGTGGGCCAGACTTTGAACAGCCTCATGAGTTTGAGGACGGTACGCGACTTAAACTGAAGGGAAATTTTTCCAGTCGCAACCCAGAAGCGCTTATTGGTGCCGCCGTAGCAGGAATGGGAATACTGCTGTCTGGCGCGAATAATGTGCGCCGAGAACTTGAGAAGGGTCTACTTGTTCCTGTGATTCCGACTTTAAAAAAACCGATGCAAACAGCGTATGCTTACTACCCAAAACTTGACTATAACCATACGAAAACACATCTTTTTCTGGCATTTATTCAAGAAAAAAGTCAATTCACTTAG
- the csrD gene encoding RNase E specificity factor CsrD — MRKASGMKLSNRLVAFVTVVVFAAILVLFIGGSMSFRYLADTAVKNYFDGMVQVIDEELSDPDGVRNIQDWLPKMLKAGDIIEFDISNSAGSVFHYEQIKFTASTTERHRLYYDLTLNPELRVSITSVPAFTYTSYSLGAMSAITLAIAIIGIGVIFGVQWLKKQLHGSEVLETRGRMILAGRMDEYSQGDEAEWPATASLALDQVIAELKDARQERSRFDTFIRTHTFLDQLTGAANRVLYDSRLNSLLNESDNTGVVVLLQIADYDELISDNGEQVADEFIKDIALVIGNFMQRFPDAVFSRYYDAEFALMLANPVESEVSGFINQLLKALEKLDPPAPLDVDDWCHIGVSYFASGEPRGRVMDEADRALKSAQLQGTNSWFAFRKESQLDEGRGNVRWRTLFDRIFDGEGPVIYQQPVMTHDETVHRELLARIRDENGVLIKASRFVPVMKEVGYITKLDRFMLEKTLSMLPSSEGTLAVNISVTSLSQRDFYRWFSQSVMQCPREQRSKLLIEISEASAVASLDALRPVSKLINSLGSGLVVDHAGRSIVSMHYIKELEPKYLKLHRSLVKDIDQRPENQLFIRSMLGSCADTSTKIVAVGVESKKEWQKLRTLGVEMGQGRLFGAELRHRQ, encoded by the coding sequence ATGAGAAAAGCATCAGGGATGAAACTCAGCAACCGTTTGGTTGCCTTTGTCACTGTGGTCGTGTTTGCCGCGATTTTGGTGCTGTTTATCGGTGGGTCAATGAGCTTTCGTTACCTTGCTGATACTGCAGTAAAGAATTACTTTGACGGCATGGTTCAGGTGATTGACGAAGAATTGTCTGATCCGGACGGCGTTCGAAATATTCAAGATTGGCTGCCAAAGATGCTGAAGGCAGGCGATATCATTGAATTTGATATTTCTAACTCGGCAGGCAGTGTTTTTCACTATGAGCAGATTAAGTTCACCGCGTCGACAACAGAACGACATCGTTTATATTATGACCTGACGCTTAACCCTGAATTGCGAGTCAGCATCACTTCGGTTCCCGCCTTCACCTATACCAGCTACTCGTTAGGCGCAATGAGTGCGATCACTTTGGCGATCGCGATCATCGGTATTGGGGTGATTTTCGGCGTGCAGTGGCTAAAAAAGCAGCTGCATGGGTCGGAAGTGTTGGAGACCCGCGGCCGCATGATTCTGGCGGGTCGAATGGATGAATACAGTCAGGGTGATGAGGCGGAGTGGCCTGCGACCGCGAGTTTGGCGCTCGACCAGGTGATTGCGGAGCTGAAAGATGCCCGCCAAGAGCGTAGTCGTTTCGACACCTTCATTCGTACCCATACTTTTCTTGACCAGCTTACCGGGGCGGCCAATCGCGTCTTGTATGATAGCCGTCTCAACTCACTATTGAATGAAAGCGATAACACCGGCGTTGTCGTCCTACTCCAAATCGCGGATTACGATGAATTAATTAGCGATAATGGCGAGCAGGTCGCGGATGAGTTTATCAAGGATATCGCTTTAGTGATTGGCAATTTCATGCAACGTTTTCCTGATGCTGTGTTCTCTCGTTATTACGATGCTGAGTTTGCATTAATGCTAGCAAACCCGGTAGAAAGTGAAGTCTCCGGTTTTATTAATCAACTACTTAAAGCGTTAGAAAAGCTTGACCCTCCAGCCCCTTTAGATGTCGATGACTGGTGTCATATCGGTGTAAGTTATTTTGCCTCTGGTGAACCGCGGGGACGTGTGATGGATGAAGCGGATCGCGCGTTAAAAAGTGCCCAGCTCCAAGGCACCAATAGCTGGTTTGCATTTCGCAAAGAGAGTCAGTTGGATGAAGGTCGAGGCAATGTGCGTTGGCGTACGTTGTTTGATCGCATTTTTGATGGTGAAGGTCCGGTTATCTATCAACAGCCCGTGATGACACATGATGAAACGGTGCACCGTGAGCTATTGGCGCGGATCCGTGACGAAAATGGGGTATTGATCAAGGCATCGCGATTTGTCCCTGTGATGAAGGAAGTCGGCTACATCACTAAGTTGGATCGTTTTATGCTAGAGAAAACATTGTCGATGTTGCCAAGCAGCGAAGGAACCTTGGCAGTGAACATCAGCGTGACTTCATTGTCCCAGCGTGATTTTTACCGTTGGTTTTCGCAGAGCGTTATGCAATGCCCGCGTGAACAGCGGAGTAAGTTGTTGATTGAGATCTCTGAGGCGAGTGCGGTCGCCAGTCTGGACGCATTGCGGCCAGTGTCGAAGTTGATTAACAGCCTAGGCTCAGGTCTCGTGGTCGACCACGCTGGACGTTCCATTGTCAGTATGCACTACATTAAGGAACTTGAACCTAAGTACTTAAAACTGCATCGTAGCTTAGTGAAAGATATCGACCAAAGGCCGGAAAACCAACTCTTTATCCGTAGTATGCTAGGGTCGTGCGCGGATACCAGTACCAAGATTGTGGCGGTTGGTGTCGAAAGTAAGAAAGAGTGGCAGAAATTGCGCACTTTAGGCGTCGAGATGGGGCAAGGCAGATTGTTTGGTGCAGAACTAAGACACAGGCAATAA